The following are encoded together in the Blattabacterium cuenoti BPAA genome:
- the secA gene encoding preprotein translocase subunit SecA, with the protein MSFIRKVLNKLLVNKNDRDLKGIRKFLVEIKKEEKKIFLLSDDELRNKTQDFKNLIQKSTRKFYEKEKRLLSKIQEKFCSINVLEKIYSNIENIKEECYKIEQKVLINILPPAYAIIKETAKRLKEKKQLIVTSTSFDEELSKTKSYVHLNGNQAIWKNEWNAYGKSIIWDMVHYDVQLMGGVVLHQGKIAEMATGEGKTFVATLSAYLNALSGRGVHIVTVNNYLSRRDTSWMAPLMEFHGLKVDCIDNYSSSDVYMRKKAYQADITYGTNNEFGFDYLRDNMACSKEELVQRELNYAIIDEIDSVLIDEARTPLIISGPVDPKKDNKEEFELFREKVKTLVNQQNVIVKNFLHEAKNLIKNGEKKLGGFKLFQAYRGLPKKKSLIKFLSEDNVRLILQKTESQYLQDYGREIYKVDKDLYFVIDEKNNTVELTDKGIEFLSKNVKDIGFFVLPDVNLELTEVEKQNFSKEKETKKKEELLKNFSLKSQRIHTINQLLKAFTLFEKDVDYVVLGGKVKIVDEQTGRIMEGRRYSDGLHQAIEAKENVQIESSSQTLATITLQNYFRMYRKISGMTGTAETESGEFWHIYKLDVVVIPTHKKIQRKDFQDFVFKTQREKYNAVIEKIIFLSKNEKRPVLVGTTSVEISEFLSRALNFMKIPHNVLNAKLHEKEAEIIAKAGFPSSVTIATNMAGRGTDIKLSKEVIKNGGLSVLGTERHDSRRVDNQLRGRSGRQGDPGSSQFYVSLEDNLIRLFIDSERLSKLMDRFGHKEGDIIQHPLLTRSIEKAQKKIEENNFSIRKRLLDYDDVINQQREFIYKKRKNALCGNELSLDISNMVYILLDIMMNINQSINDFKNFEYEFIQTFGIKFPIQEDEFLSYKERDCVNKLHDIIINCYEKKKKKMIDHDIKPIISNSNMVNQNHEFYQIRVVLTDGYQNIVSVSNLKEFHDTKGKSLLSIFEKKTILCFMDEKWKEHLREMDGLRYSVQNAVFEQKDPLIVYKQNAFNLFQERVYDINKRIISFLLKSTILIGDILCFPKNKNHFTNNFVMKEKNGKKLGRNNRINIRHLITGETKNIKFKHIDSFLEKGEWVIEDDTF; encoded by the coding sequence ATGAGTTTTATCAGAAAAGTTTTAAATAAATTATTAGTAAATAAAAATGATAGAGACCTAAAAGGGATTAGAAAATTTTTGGTTGAAATCAAAAAAGAAGAAAAAAAAATATTTTTATTATCTGATGATGAATTAAGAAATAAAACTCAAGATTTTAAAAATTTAATCCAAAAATCTACAAGAAAGTTTTATGAAAAAGAAAAAAGATTACTGAGTAAAATACAAGAAAAATTTTGTTCTATTAATGTTTTAGAAAAAATCTATTCAAATATAGAAAATATTAAAGAAGAATGTTACAAAATTGAGCAAAAAGTATTAATAAATATTTTACCTCCTGCTTACGCTATCATTAAAGAAACAGCTAAGCGTTTAAAAGAAAAAAAACAACTAATTGTGACATCTACTTCTTTTGATGAAGAATTGTCAAAAACAAAGTCTTATGTTCATCTGAACGGAAATCAAGCAATTTGGAAAAATGAATGGAATGCATATGGAAAAAGCATAATTTGGGATATGGTTCATTATGATGTTCAGCTTATGGGAGGTGTGGTTTTACACCAGGGAAAAATTGCTGAAATGGCTACGGGGGAAGGAAAAACTTTTGTAGCAACTTTATCTGCTTATTTAAATGCTTTATCTGGAAGAGGAGTGCATATCGTTACAGTAAATAATTATTTATCTAGAAGAGATACAAGTTGGATGGCTCCTTTAATGGAATTTCATGGATTAAAAGTTGATTGTATTGATAACTACTCATCTTCTGATGTATATATGCGTAAAAAAGCTTATCAAGCAGATATTACTTATGGAACAAACAATGAATTTGGGTTTGATTATTTACGCGATAATATGGCTTGTTCTAAAGAAGAGTTAGTTCAGAGAGAATTGAATTATGCTATTATAGATGAAATTGATTCTGTCTTGATAGATGAAGCACGTACTCCTTTGATTATATCTGGGCCTGTTGATCCTAAAAAAGATAATAAAGAAGAATTTGAATTATTTAGAGAAAAAGTAAAAACTTTAGTCAATCAACAAAATGTTATAGTCAAAAATTTTTTACATGAAGCAAAGAATTTAATCAAGAATGGAGAGAAAAAATTAGGTGGATTTAAATTATTTCAAGCATATCGTGGTTTACCTAAAAAAAAATCTTTAATAAAATTTTTGAGTGAAGATAATGTTCGTTTGATTCTACAAAAAACGGAAAGTCAGTATTTGCAAGATTATGGAAGAGAAATCTATAAAGTGGATAAAGATCTTTATTTTGTCATTGATGAAAAAAATAATACGGTAGAATTAACAGATAAAGGAATTGAATTCCTATCAAAAAATGTGAAAGATATAGGCTTTTTTGTTTTACCAGATGTGAATCTGGAATTGACTGAAGTAGAAAAACAAAATTTTTCAAAAGAAAAAGAAACAAAAAAAAAGGAGGAACTTTTGAAAAATTTTTCTCTCAAATCACAAAGAATTCATACTATAAATCAATTACTTAAAGCTTTTACTTTATTTGAAAAAGATGTGGACTATGTTGTTTTAGGGGGAAAAGTAAAAATAGTAGATGAACAAACTGGTCGTATAATGGAAGGAAGACGTTATTCTGATGGCTTACATCAAGCTATAGAAGCAAAAGAAAATGTTCAAATAGAATCTTCCAGTCAGACTCTTGCTACAATAACTTTACAAAATTATTTTAGAATGTATCGGAAAATATCTGGAATGACAGGTACAGCAGAGACAGAATCTGGAGAATTTTGGCATATTTATAAATTAGATGTAGTAGTCATTCCGACACATAAGAAAATACAAAGAAAAGATTTTCAAGATTTTGTTTTTAAAACTCAACGAGAAAAGTATAATGCTGTTATAGAAAAAATTATTTTTTTATCTAAAAATGAAAAGCGGCCCGTTCTCGTTGGAACGACTTCTGTTGAAATTTCAGAATTTTTAAGTAGAGCTTTAAATTTTATGAAAATTCCACATAATGTTTTAAATGCAAAATTACATGAAAAAGAGGCGGAAATCATAGCAAAAGCAGGATTTCCTAGTTCTGTTACTATAGCAACTAATATGGCCGGTCGTGGTACTGATATTAAACTATCAAAAGAAGTTATTAAAAATGGAGGATTATCCGTTTTAGGGACGGAAAGACATGATTCTAGAAGAGTTGATAATCAATTAAGGGGAAGATCTGGTCGTCAAGGAGATCCAGGTAGTTCTCAGTTTTATGTGTCTTTAGAAGACAATTTAATTCGTTTATTTATTGATTCGGAAAGACTTTCTAAACTAATGGATCGATTTGGACATAAAGAAGGAGACATCATACAACATCCTTTGTTAACCAGATCTATTGAAAAAGCACAAAAAAAAATAGAGGAGAACAACTTCAGTATACGAAAACGTTTATTAGACTATGATGATGTTATTAATCAACAAAGAGAGTTCATATACAAAAAACGAAAAAATGCATTATGTGGAAATGAATTAAGTTTAGATATTTCTAATATGGTCTATATTTTATTAGATATCATGATGAATATCAATCAGTCTATCAATGATTTCAAAAATTTTGAGTATGAATTTATTCAAACTTTTGGTATTAAATTTCCCATACAAGAAGATGAATTCTTATCTTATAAAGAACGTGATTGTGTAAACAAACTTCATGATATAATTATTAATTGTTATGAAAAAAAGAAGAAAAAAATGATTGATCATGATATAAAACCTATTATATCTAATTCTAATATGGTAAATCAAAATCATGAATTTTATCAAATTCGGGTTGTTTTAACAGATGGATATCAAAATATAGTTTCCGTATCAAATTTGAAAGAATTCCATGATACAAAAGGAAAATCTTTATTATCCATATTTGAAAAAAAGACTATATTATGTTTTATGGATGAAAAATGGAAAGAACACCTACGTGAAATGGATGGGTTGCGATATTCTGTACAAAATGCTGTTTTTGAACAAAAAGATCCTCTTATTGTTTATAAACAAAATGCTTTTAATTTGTTTCAAGAAAGGGTTTATGATATAAATAAAAGAATTATTTCTTTTTTACTTAAATCCACTATTCTAATAGGAGATATTTTGTGCTTTCCAAAAAATAAAAATCATTTTACAAACAATTTTGTTATGAAAGAAAAAAATGGAAAAAAATTAGGAAGAAACAATAGAATTAATATTCGTCATTTAATTACGGGAGAAACTAAAAATATTAAATTCAAACATATAGATTCTTTTTTAGAAAAAGGCGAATGGGTCATAGAAGATGATACTTTTTAG
- a CDS encoding DUF2795 domain-containing protein: MYWTLELASHLEDAPWPATKEELIDFAIRTGAPLEVVENLQQLENGDGEVFDSIEDIWADYPRDDEDFYWNRDEYEL; the protein is encoded by the coding sequence ATGTATTGGACTTTAGAATTAGCTTCTCATTTAGAAGATGCCCCTTGGCCTGCAACAAAGGAAGAATTGATTGATTTTGCTATTCGAACTGGAGCTCCTTTAGAGGTAGTTGAAAATCTTCAACAATTAGAAAATGGAGATGGAGAAGTTTTTGACTCTATAGAAGATATATGGGCGGATTATCCACGTGATGACGAAGATTTTTATTGGAATAGAGATGAATATGAACTTTAA
- the fmt gene encoding methionyl-tRNA formyltransferase — MKKFPRIVFIGSTHFSLYTLKKLYTKQYNIVGIITSPDNPFFKNEKAFTPVKIYALENNIPFLQPVNLLNSSFLKNIKIWNADIQIVVSFRVLPKEVWNLPKMGAFNLHASLLPQYRGAAPINWVIINGENKTGLTTFFIEKKIDSGKILLQKEIQIKKEETAGELEKKLTKISASMVIQTLENILKNKIKPISQNNIDSSLLKYAPKISTKDCRIQWKNLNIESIYNKIRGLSPYPTAWTLLFFNNTRFVRFKMFLVKKIRKTHTFPIGWILISSHEMKISVKEGFISIMEGQIEGKKRMHVKNLINGLKIRKNLFVR, encoded by the coding sequence ATGAAAAAGTTTCCAAGAATTGTATTTATAGGTTCAACTCATTTTTCTCTTTATACATTAAAAAAATTATATACTAAACAGTACAACATTGTAGGAATAATCACAAGCCCTGATAACCCATTTTTTAAAAATGAAAAAGCATTTACTCCTGTAAAAATATACGCATTAGAAAATAATATTCCTTTTTTACAACCTGTAAATCTTTTAAATTCTTCTTTTTTAAAAAATATAAAAATATGGAATGCAGATATACAAATTGTTGTTTCTTTTCGAGTCCTCCCCAAAGAAGTATGGAATTTACCTAAAATGGGGGCTTTTAATTTACATGCATCTCTTTTACCTCAATATAGAGGAGCGGCTCCGATTAATTGGGTCATTATTAATGGAGAAAATAAAACGGGATTGACTACTTTTTTCATAGAAAAAAAAATAGATTCTGGAAAAATTCTTTTGCAAAAAGAAATTCAAATCAAAAAAGAAGAAACTGCAGGAGAATTGGAAAAAAAATTAACAAAAATTAGTGCTTCTATGGTTATTCAAACCTTAGAAAATATTCTAAAAAATAAAATCAAACCTATTTCTCAAAATAATATTGATTCTTCTTTATTAAAATATGCTCCTAAAATATCCACTAAAGATTGTAGAATACAATGGAAAAATCTTAATATAGAATCAATTTATAATAAAATAAGAGGATTAAGTCCTTATCCTACAGCATGGACATTGTTGTTTTTTAATAACACAAGATTTGTGAGATTTAAAATGTTTCTTGTTAAAAAAATACGAAAAACACATACTTTTCCAATTGGTTGGATACTGATTTCATCGCATGAAATGAAAATTTCCGTTAAAGAAGGTTTTATATCTATTATGGAAGGACAAATAGAAGGAAAAAAAAGAATGCATGTTAAAAATTTAATTAATGGATTGAAAATCAGAAAAAACCTTTTTGTTCGATAA
- a CDS encoding HU family DNA-binding protein, translating to MNKTELVNSIAEKTGITKIKAKNVTDAFIETVIESLKKGNKVTLVGFGTFSVVERHPRNGVNPRTGKKIHIPGKKVAKFKIGAELTKL from the coding sequence ATGAACAAAACAGAATTGGTTAATTCAATAGCTGAAAAAACTGGAATAACAAAAATAAAAGCTAAAAACGTTACAGATGCATTTATTGAAACAGTAATCGAATCTTTAAAAAAAGGAAATAAGGTTACTCTTGTCGGATTCGGTACCTTTTCTGTAGTAGAAAGACATCCTAGAAATGGAGTCAATCCTAGAACAGGAAAAAAAATACATATTCCAGGAAAAAAAGTAGCTAAATTTAAAATAGGAGCAGAATTAACAAAATTGTGA
- the pdxH gene encoding pyridoxamine 5'-phosphate oxidase: MTVDLSNFRKNYERNSLLESNVPKKPFQLFDDWFQQEKSFHQERKDNEEINAMSISTIGEDGGPETRIVLLKEYSEYGFIFYTNYYSLKGKAIQNRPKVCISFYWKNMERQIIIKGITSKIPRKKSDEYFHNRPRENQIGSWASRQSMILSSKEYLLKQYNKWKNFFDKKTIKRPFDWGGYIVKPYKMEFWQGQPNRLHDRLVYFLEKEGRWILYRFYP; the protein is encoded by the coding sequence ATGACTGTTGACTTGAGTAATTTCAGAAAAAATTATGAAAGAAATTCATTATTAGAATCTAATGTCCCAAAAAAACCTTTTCAGTTGTTTGATGATTGGTTTCAACAGGAAAAATCCTTTCATCAAGAAAGGAAAGATAATGAAGAAATTAATGCTATGTCTATTTCTACCATCGGAGAAGATGGAGGGCCAGAAACTAGAATTGTTTTATTAAAAGAATATTCGGAATACGGATTTATTTTTTATACAAATTATTATAGTTTGAAAGGAAAAGCAATTCAAAACAGACCAAAAGTATGTATTTCTTTTTATTGGAAAAATATGGAAAGACAAATCATTATTAAAGGAATAACATCTAAAATTCCAAGGAAAAAATCAGATGAATATTTTCATAATAGACCTAGAGAAAATCAAATTGGAAGTTGGGCTTCTAGACAAAGTATGATTCTTTCATCTAAAGAATATTTATTAAAACAATATAATAAATGGAAAAACTTTTTTGATAAAAAAACGATAAAACGTCCTTTTGATTGGGGGGGGTATATTGTAAAACCATATAAAATGGAATTTTGGCAAGGACAACCTAACAGACTCCATGATAGATTGGTTTATTTTTTAGAAAAAGAAGGAAGATGGATTTTGTATAGATTCTATCCCTAA
- a CDS encoding DNA polymerase III subunit beta — MYFSVLSYFLLRKLHTLYKIININNLSNSISFEISKKNQLKIIWGLDSKNLIYTYIKINVQKYTKEKVTLSIKFMINVLSTFSNEELSLKKEKNTLNIYSKQGVYKIPTYYDYSNHNKNILTLCKSSFVRRISLFSKLFLRILNKTLFFTTRDKELNPILNGVFFQFFTHEANFVATDTYKLIKYTIKNFKTDQRIQFTISRKYLNIVREILKNEKRNNIIIEYYEKKNIIFYFRDHIFSCQLMNENYPDYRSVIPHNNNQCHISLIINKFLLLNTIKRVSIFSKNRNNFIDFHFNHNKLKIYDQNTIDDHNSTSEIQCQVFSKNLKNMKIGFNSKFLIEILSSLNEDFVYFELYHNKMGVLRPLYKKKKEESILILIMSIIKV; from the coding sequence ATGTATTTTTCTGTTTTGAGTTACTTTCTATTAAGAAAATTACATACTTTATATAAAATTATAAATATTAATAATTTATCGAATTCAATTAGTTTTGAAATTTCGAAAAAAAATCAATTAAAAATTATATGGGGATTAGATTCAAAAAATCTAATTTATACATATATAAAAATCAATGTTCAGAAATATACCAAAGAAAAAGTAACTCTCTCTATCAAATTTATGATCAATGTTTTAAGCACATTTTCAAATGAAGAACTTTCCTTAAAAAAGGAAAAAAATACACTTAATATTTATTCTAAACAGGGAGTTTATAAAATTCCTACTTATTATGATTATTCAAATCATAATAAAAATATTCTTACACTATGTAAGTCTTCTTTTGTTCGTAGAATATCTTTGTTTTCCAAACTATTTTTAAGAATTTTAAACAAAACTTTATTTTTTACTACTAGAGATAAGGAATTGAATCCTATATTAAATGGAGTATTTTTTCAATTTTTTACCCATGAAGCAAATTTTGTGGCTACGGATACTTATAAACTGATCAAATATACCATAAAGAATTTTAAAACAGATCAAAGGATCCAATTTACTATATCTAGAAAATATCTTAATATAGTTAGGGAAATTTTAAAAAATGAAAAAAGAAATAATATTATTATTGAATATTATGAAAAAAAAAATATAATTTTTTATTTTAGAGATCATATTTTTTCATGTCAACTAATGAATGAAAACTATCCAGATTATCGTTCTGTAATTCCTCATAATAATAACCAATGTCATATCTCTTTGATTATTAATAAATTTTTATTGTTAAATACGATTAAAAGAGTTTCTATTTTTTCTAAAAATAGAAATAATTTTATTGATTTTCATTTTAATCATAATAAATTAAAAATTTATGATCAAAATACGATAGATGATCATAATTCTACTTCAGAAATACAGTGTCAAGTTTTTTCTAAAAATCTAAAAAATATGAAAATAGGTTTTAATTCTAAATTTTTAATTGAAATTTTATCTTCTTTAAATGAAGATTTTGTTTATTTTGAATTATATCATAATAAAATGGGGGTTTTAAGGCCTTTATATAAGAAAAAAAAAGAAGAATCTATTTTGATATTGATTATGTCTATAATAAAAGTATGA
- the pheT gene encoding phenylalanine--tRNA ligase subunit beta produces the protein MKISLNWIKKYVFPLNMDDKKISNILTDIGFTVKGFVHNENQDFVLDVEITPNRTYAMSHYGIARDLYAVLKFRGYKVHLVKPVVVINEGDHCNNESHLSILVKIHDTCIRYSGICISKIKIEPSPYWLISRLKSIGVKSINNIIDIIHFVMYELGQPIHIFDMDQIEDKKIIIKNAEKNTKFQSSDKITRKLDEEDLVIYDSVKPLSIAGMINHITSNIHVKTKNIFIGSACFNSIMIRNLRKKHSLKIETQHFFERETDPNQTVYALQRTVFLIKNIIKNKIMCSDIIDCYPNPISISKIKLRYKKIINIIGKKISKKKIKEILSLLEMMIYSENDQYLLIRIPSYRTDVQREIDVIEEIFRIYGIHKIPTYNQIKISTFPKFFLKTEHEIQKILFEQLICFGFQEIISSTMRKNEEKYSSLLNSFLKIQEIKILNPVNHNYQLMRSSLLFSMIDCIEYNLKNNRIKSDIKFFELGNIYYKINNKFLEKTYLGIAIYQKEKIESKNYPFFYLKGVIEQIFQKSGILNYTQILSKHPLLENGISILYNHKKLVELGKFKNHILKKNEIFYAEIDWKYLVSIIQEKKIIYIPFSRYPTSRRDLSLLVDKTISFEKINQLIKKKENHLIKKIKIYDLYEGKNLPISKKSYTVSFFFESQKETLTDKIINNSMKKIELFLKKELKAKIREK, from the coding sequence ATGAAAATATCATTGAATTGGATTAAAAAATATGTATTTCCTCTTAATATGGACGATAAAAAAATCTCCAATATATTAACTGATATTGGATTCACAGTAAAAGGGTTTGTTCATAATGAAAACCAAGATTTTGTTTTAGATGTGGAAATAACACCTAATCGTACATATGCTATGAGTCATTACGGAATCGCACGTGATTTGTATGCCGTATTAAAATTTCGTGGATATAAAGTTCATTTGGTGAAACCAGTAGTAGTAATAAATGAAGGGGATCATTGCAATAATGAATCTCATCTTTCAATTCTTGTAAAAATACATGATACATGTATAAGGTATTCCGGAATATGTATTTCGAAAATAAAAATAGAACCATCTCCATATTGGTTAATTTCTAGATTAAAATCTATAGGCGTAAAATCTATAAATAATATAATAGATATAATCCATTTTGTTATGTATGAATTAGGACAACCCATCCATATTTTTGACATGGATCAAATAGAGGATAAAAAAATTATAATAAAAAATGCGGAAAAAAATACAAAATTTCAATCTTCAGATAAAATTACAAGAAAACTTGATGAAGAAGATTTAGTTATTTATGACTCTGTTAAACCATTATCTATCGCTGGTATGATCAATCATATTACATCAAATATACATGTTAAAACCAAAAATATATTTATTGGAAGTGCCTGTTTTAATTCCATCATGATCCGGAATCTTAGAAAAAAACATTCTCTAAAAATAGAAACACAACATTTTTTTGAAAGAGAGACAGATCCCAATCAGACTGTTTATGCTTTACAAAGAACCGTTTTTCTTATCAAGAACATCATAAAAAATAAGATAATGTGTTCTGACATCATAGATTGTTATCCTAATCCTATATCTATTTCAAAAATCAAACTTCGTTATAAAAAAATTATCAATATTATAGGAAAAAAAATATCGAAAAAAAAAATTAAAGAAATTTTATCATTGTTGGAAATGATGATTTATTCTGAAAATGATCAATATTTATTGATTCGTATTCCTTCCTACAGAACAGATGTTCAAAGAGAAATAGATGTAATTGAAGAAATATTCCGAATTTATGGAATTCATAAGATTCCAACATATAATCAAATAAAAATTTCTACATTTCCTAAATTTTTTTTGAAAACAGAACATGAAATTCAAAAAATACTTTTTGAACAATTAATTTGTTTTGGTTTTCAAGAAATTATTTCTTCTACTATGAGAAAAAATGAAGAAAAATATTCTTCTTTACTAAATTCTTTTTTGAAAATACAAGAAATTAAGATTCTTAATCCTGTGAATCACAATTATCAATTGATGCGTTCTAGTCTGTTATTCAGCATGATAGATTGCATTGAATATAATCTTAAAAACAATAGAATAAAATCCGATATAAAATTTTTTGAATTAGGAAACATATATTATAAAATAAACAATAAATTTTTAGAAAAAACCTATCTCGGAATAGCAATTTATCAAAAAGAAAAAATAGAATCTAAAAATTATCCTTTTTTTTATTTAAAAGGAGTTATTGAACAAATTTTTCAAAAAAGTGGGATATTGAATTATACTCAAATACTTTCCAAACATCCATTATTAGAAAATGGAATTTCCATATTATACAATCATAAAAAATTAGTTGAACTAGGAAAGTTTAAAAATCATATTTTAAAAAAAAATGAAATATTTTATGCAGAAATTGATTGGAAATATTTAGTATCTATTATTCAGGAAAAAAAAATAATTTATATTCCATTTTCAAGATATCCTACTTCAAGGAGAGATTTATCTTTATTAGTAGACAAAACTATTTCATTCGAAAAAATCAATCAATTAATCAAGAAAAAAGAAAATCATCTTATTAAAAAAATTAAAATATATGATTTATATGAGGGTAAAAATTTACCTATATCAAAAAAATCTTACACAGTAAGTTTCTTTTTTGAAAGTCAAAAAGAAACACTGACTGATAAAATTATTAATAATTCAATGAAAAAAATTGAACTTTTTTTAAAAAAAGAATTAAAAGCTAAGATAAGAGAAAAATAA
- a CDS encoding glycine--tRNA ligase has translation MKKCSYFFDFLISHAKVYGFIFPSSEIYGGLNAIYDYGPHGVELKNNIKEFWWKSMTRLHENIVGVDSSILMHSDVWHASGHIDKFHELLIDHKDSKKRYRPEILIQEYVKKNFLNDPKKKEEILSRLSQSLEKKDLGDIKVLIDELCICDPVFKTKNWTEIRNFNMMFKIRNEKDLYLRPETAQGVFSNFHNIVKSSRMKIPFGIAQIGKSFRNEIIARRFLFRMREFEQMEMQFFILPEEEIKWYEYWKKTRLKWHLELNLGDKTYYQLCDHDHLSHYASAGSDIKFHFPFGFQEIEGIHSRRDFDLKNHEFFSKKKIRIFEWKKNYIPYVIETSLGLDRLFLAIFSSSLKKEKLKNGKIRIVLKLPYFLSPIKAAIFPLVRKDGLQEIARRIFHDMKIRHRLVYDEKESIGKLYRRQDAIGTPFCFTVDYDTIKTNTVTMRNRDSMEQKRIHIKEISKIIKEETGFEKILKKLSYFI, from the coding sequence ATGAAAAAATGTAGTTATTTTTTTGATTTTTTAATTTCTCACGCAAAAGTTTATGGGTTTATTTTTCCTTCTAGCGAAATTTATGGGGGATTAAATGCAATTTATGATTATGGACCACATGGAGTGGAGTTAAAAAATAACATTAAAGAATTTTGGTGGAAATCTATGACTCGACTTCATGAAAATATAGTAGGAGTGGATTCTTCTATTCTTATGCATTCTGATGTTTGGCATGCATCCGGTCATATTGATAAATTTCATGAATTGTTAATTGATCATAAAGATTCTAAAAAAAGATATCGTCCTGAAATTTTAATTCAAGAATATGTAAAAAAAAATTTTTTAAATGATCCTAAAAAAAAAGAAGAAATATTATCTCGTTTATCTCAATCTTTAGAAAAAAAGGATTTAGGAGATATAAAAGTTTTAATTGATGAATTGTGCATTTGTGATCCCGTTTTTAAAACAAAAAATTGGACAGAAATTCGAAATTTCAATATGATGTTCAAAATTAGAAATGAAAAAGATTTATATCTTCGTCCTGAAACAGCTCAAGGTGTATTTTCAAATTTTCATAATATTGTAAAATCTAGTAGAATGAAAATTCCATTTGGAATTGCTCAAATAGGAAAATCATTTAGAAATGAAATTATTGCAAGAAGATTTTTATTTAGAATGCGGGAATTTGAACAAATGGAAATGCAATTTTTTATTCTTCCAGAAGAAGAAATAAAATGGTATGAGTATTGGAAAAAGACCCGATTAAAATGGCATTTAGAATTAAATTTAGGAGATAAAACATATTATCAGTTATGTGATCATGATCATTTATCTCATTATGCAAGTGCGGGATCAGATATAAAATTTCATTTTCCTTTTGGATTTCAAGAAATAGAAGGAATTCATTCTCGTAGAGATTTTGATTTAAAGAATCATGAATTTTTTTCGAAAAAAAAAATTCGAATTTTTGAATGGAAAAAAAATTATATTCCTTATGTTATAGAAACATCTTTAGGATTAGATCGTCTTTTTTTAGCTATATTTTCTTCTTCCTTAAAAAAGGAAAAATTAAAAAATGGAAAAATACGTATAGTATTAAAACTTCCCTATTTTTTATCCCCAATTAAAGCCGCCATATTTCCATTGGTTAGAAAAGATGGATTACAAGAAATCGCGAGAAGAATATTTCATGATATGAAAATTCGTCATAGATTAGTTTACGATGAAAAAGAATCCATTGGAAAATTATATAGAAGACAAGATGCTATAGGAACTCCATTTTGTTTTACTGTAGATTACGATACGATCAAAACAAATACAGTAACCATGAGAAACAGAGATAGCATGGAACAAAAAAGAATTCATATAAAAGAAATATCAAAAATTATCAAAGAAGAAACTGGATTCGAGAAAATTTTAAAAAAATTGTCTTATTTTATATAA